In Chitinophaga sp. HK235, a single window of DNA contains:
- a CDS encoding FecR family protein, producing MNFLDYDATELACNESFQRYCREECETDMIFWSDWIARHPVKAAVVAEARQLVEILSARQGGRAEQLKHLKDGLAQYDLLQEALMEPVPVMTARQRLPVWKYAAIVGGVLVLAAGTFFFSRYGHGTMSGQPGATIIASGEEPRKSVVLPDGSSLILRKNSRVELAPGFNLQNRELTLTGEAFFDVYQNAKLPFTVHTALLDIKVLGTVFNVSAYVGHPATEAALFRGKVEITCVQQPQQKIVLQPNQKLTILTAPTDQPSTKAPLLKVVPLDADPVDHKAREIAWVRNRLEIENEPLSEIAGKLEQWYGIRIAFADEAVKQYRYSGTFESETILKALDALQLSYPFNFKMVNDTIIISK from the coding sequence ATGAACTTCCTGGATTATGATGCAACGGAACTTGCATGTAACGAATCTTTCCAGCGTTATTGCCGGGAGGAATGCGAAACTGACATGATATTCTGGTCGGACTGGATAGCCAGGCATCCCGTGAAAGCAGCTGTGGTGGCAGAAGCCAGACAGCTGGTGGAAATACTGTCTGCCCGCCAGGGGGGCCGCGCAGAACAGCTAAAACATTTGAAGGATGGCCTGGCACAGTACGACTTGTTACAAGAGGCTTTAATGGAGCCGGTACCTGTAATGACAGCCCGGCAAAGGTTACCGGTATGGAAATACGCTGCCATAGTAGGTGGCGTATTAGTACTGGCTGCCGGCACCTTTTTTTTTAGCCGGTATGGTCACGGTACTATGTCCGGACAACCCGGCGCCACCATCATAGCGTCCGGAGAGGAACCACGTAAATCTGTTGTATTACCTGACGGCTCTTCCCTTATCCTGCGTAAGAACAGCCGCGTGGAGCTGGCACCAGGGTTTAATCTGCAGAACAGGGAGCTTACACTGACAGGTGAAGCTTTTTTTGATGTATACCAGAATGCAAAGCTCCCTTTTACGGTGCATACGGCTTTGCTGGATATTAAAGTATTGGGGACTGTATTTAACGTAAGCGCCTATGTGGGACATCCCGCTACTGAAGCGGCTCTGTTCAGAGGAAAAGTGGAGATCACCTGCGTGCAGCAACCTCAGCAGAAAATTGTACTGCAGCCCAACCAGAAACTTACCATCCTGACAGCGCCCACAGACCAGCCATCCACTAAAGCACCCCTGTTAAAAGTAGTACCACTTGATGCTGACCCTGTGGATCATAAAGCCCGGGAGATAGCCTGGGTACGCAACCGCCTTGAAATTGAGAATGAACCACTATCAGAGATTGCTGGTAAACTGGAGCAATGGTATGGTATCAGGATTGCCTTTGCCGACGAAGCCGTGAAACAGTACCGTTATTCAGGCACTTTCGAAAGTGAAACCATCCTGAAAGCCCTGGACGCATTGCAGTTATCCTATCCCTTTAATTTCAAAATGGTAAACGACACAATTATTATCAGTAAATAA
- a CDS encoding RNA polymerase sigma factor, translating into MSTEEDLHSIQWERLRNGDKQALFALYNSTYAHLLRFGLKLCGNDELVKDCITQLFLQLWNKHAQLKPVTNVPAYLFTALKRQLLDQLAYQSRIHDAISKITGKEEENELSYEEIIIRVQQDDEIKQRLHSAIKALTPRQIELIRLKFFEGLSYEQIAAQTSQTVKTAYNTVYDAIKTLRKILS; encoded by the coding sequence ATGTCAACAGAAGAGGATCTCCATAGTATACAATGGGAGCGACTTAGAAATGGCGACAAACAAGCGTTGTTTGCGCTGTATAACAGTACCTATGCCCATCTGCTGCGTTTTGGCCTGAAACTGTGTGGGAACGATGAGCTGGTGAAAGACTGTATTACCCAGCTGTTTTTACAGCTATGGAATAAACATGCTCAGCTGAAACCAGTTACTAACGTGCCCGCCTATCTGTTTACTGCTCTTAAACGGCAGTTACTGGATCAGCTGGCCTATCAGTCACGGATACACGATGCTATCAGCAAGATAACCGGAAAAGAAGAAGAGAATGAATTATCCTATGAAGAGATCATCATCCGGGTACAGCAGGACGACGAAATCAAACAGCGGCTGCACAGCGCCATAAAAGCACTCACCCCCCGGCAGATAGAGCTGATACGCCTTAAATTTTTTGAAGGACTCAGTTACGAACAGATCGCTGCACAAACGTCACAAACGGTAAAAACGGCCTATAATACGGTCTATGACGCCATTAAAACCCTCCGGAAAATACTTTCCTGA